The following are from one region of the Silene latifolia isolate original U9 population chromosome 9, ASM4854445v1, whole genome shotgun sequence genome:
- the LOC141599808 gene encoding uncharacterized protein At1g51745: MVGSSANGVLHATVGGLVWVRRKNGSWWPGQIVCSEELSDTDMVTPRSGTPIKLLGRDDISVDWFDLETTKAVKAFRCGEYDTCIKKASLSAASNSLKFTKYPRRENAIVCALEIEKSMLKDFPDTVTQQNCEKDPAFESEHSSEGTCSEETFCVYGEISHSTQELSQSGISYEETNGSTHIKGLQYRGRKRKTPNDSEDDGYEGIKRMKGLNDLGMVSEKKDPIDPIIALPNPSSENSLYVNNLCGINGVSTGSLSNGSSMSMLKKKRSQVVHLHELLKREYPRRPVTKVLENTTMVPVHIICDEFANPFERSDAVSDGYECEENSSMKSVELSNWLLSEDDSSEILIDVPFVDGDASGFSPSCRSSRGQSGSNIQVQASSFGHEALDEPRLTYFSSGYINTNVEKSASKWQSKGKRNSRHLSNGEKPLSKWKADVHDQLDPYSFDPENSSRLPPSSMASSQRSFPYNQSRFSANSNFELADVSPISIPAESLLYEVEVTVEASRSQAQHVPYISLMSKLNGKPITGHPLAVEVLEDGYCDLEPPDYPPGGSCDFDYEDTEIKVTVKPKSHKKKKNKLRSRFNCRKSSKSKKRRGSGSSSKKTRKLSSLTGAHKSKPMSQTSNGPPTLACIPLKVVFSRINEALNGSRSTHLAANT, from the exons ATGGTGGGTAGTAGTGCAAATGGGGTGTTGCATGCTACGGTGGGTGGGTTGGTTTGGGTCCGAAGGAAAAACGGGTCATGGTGGCCTGGTCAAATTGTTTGTTCAGAAGAGCTTTCTGATACTGACATGGTTACTCCAAGATCTGGTACTCCTATTAAGCTTCTTGGCCGTGATGACATTAGTGT AGATTGGTTTGATCTTGAAACAACCAAAGCGGTGAAGGCATTTCGTTGTGGGGAATATGACACCTGCATTAAAAAGGCAAGTCTCTCTGCAGCTAGCAATTCTCTGAAATTTACTAAATATCCCCGGAGAGAAAACGCCATCGTTTGTGCCCTTGAAATTGAAAAATCAATGTTGAAAGATTTTCCAGACACTGTCACACAGCAGAATTGCGAGAAAGATCCGGCCTTTGAGAGTGAGCATTCATCTGAGGGAACATGTTCTGAGGAAACATTTTGTGTCTATGGGGAAATTTCACATTCAACTCAGGAGTTGTCTCAATCTGGTATCTCATATGAAGAGACTAATGGTTCTACTCATATTAAGGGTCTGCAATATAGAGGCAGGAAGCGGAAGACCCCTAATGACTCGGAAGATGATGGATATGAAGGGATAAAACGCATGAAAGGACTAAATGACCTGGGCATGGTCTCTGAGAAGAAAGACCCGATAGACCCGATTATAGCTTTGCCAAATCCAAGTTCAGAAAACAGTTTATATGTTAATAACTTGTGCGGTATCAATGGAGTTTCTACGGGAAGTTTATCGAATGGAAGTTCAATGTCGATGTTAAAGAAAAAGAGATCTCAAGTGGTACATCTTCACGAACTTCTGAAAAGAGAATATCCACGACGGCCAGTGACAAAGGTATTGGAGAATACAACAATGGTTCCTGTCCACATAATCTGTGATGAATTTGCAAATCCGTTTGAGAGATCCGATGCAGTATCTGATGGCTATGAATGTGAAGAAAATAGCAGTATGAAAAGTGTTGAACTGTCTAATTGGCTTCTATCTGAGGATGATTCTTCAGAAATATTAATTGATGTCCCGTTTGTCGATGGGGATGCGTCTG GTTTCTCACCAAGTTGTCGATCTTCTAGAGGGCAGTCTGGTTCAAATATCCAAGTTCAAGCTTCATCTTTTGGACACGAAGCACTCGATGAGCCTAGACTTACCTACTTCTCATCTGGCTATATCAACACTAATGTGGAGAAAAGTGCTTCTAAGTGGCAGTCAAAAGGAAAAAGAAACTCAAGACATCTGAGCAACGGTGAAAAACCACTCTCTAAATGGAAAGCAGATGTCCATGATCAACTCGATCCTTATTCGTTCGATCCTGAGAATTCCAGCCGGCTCCCTCCATCTTCTATGGCTTCTTCTCAGAGATCATTCCCATACAATCAGTCACGTTTTTCAGCTAATTCCAATTTTGAGTTGGCTGACGTTTCCCCGATAAGCATCCCCGCAGAGTCTTTGTTATATGAGGTTGAAGTCACAGTGGAAGCTTCAAGGTCTCAAGCTCAACATGTTCCTTATATCTCCCTCATGAGCAAGCTTAATGGTAAACCTATCACTGGTCACCCACTCGCAGTCGAAGTTTTAGAAGACGGGTATTGTGATCTTGAACCGCCCGATTATCCACCAGGTGGCAGCTGTGATTTTGATTATGAAGACACAGAAATCAAAGTCACAGTCAAaccaaaatcacataaaaagaagaaaaacaaactCCGATCTCGTTTCAATTGCAGAAAATCTTCCAAGTCTAAAAAGCGGCGTGGCTCGGGCTCTTCCTCAAAGAAGACGAGAAAGCTGTCGTCGCTAACTGGTGCTCACAAGAGTAAACCCATGTCTCAGACATCCAACGGTCCTCCTACATTGGCTTGTATTCCGCTAAAGGTAGTGTTTAGTCGGATAAACGAGGCACTGAATGGCTCACGGTCTACTCACCTTGCAGCTAACACATGA